In one Moritella sp. 5 genomic region, the following are encoded:
- a CDS encoding PepSY domain-containing protein, whose protein sequence is MMKKVNWKRVNRKTHYWGAAIIALPILVVLISGLLLQVKKEFTWVQPASMKGEGKVPQLSFQQILDIASTVPEAEIHGWKNVSRMDVRPSKGIVKVKAKNKIEIQIDNISGKILQVEYRRSDLIESLHDGSFFHEHAKLWLFLPAAVILLILWITGIYMFLMPYILRRKNRKKLEVRDVNLNLSSSMN, encoded by the coding sequence ATGATGAAAAAAGTAAATTGGAAGCGGGTCAACCGTAAAACGCACTATTGGGGAGCGGCAATTATCGCGCTGCCTATATTGGTTGTGCTGATTAGTGGATTATTACTGCAAGTAAAAAAAGAATTCACTTGGGTTCAACCCGCGAGCATGAAAGGGGAAGGCAAAGTGCCGCAATTATCTTTTCAACAAATATTAGATATCGCTAGCACAGTACCTGAAGCAGAGATTCATGGTTGGAAAAACGTAAGTCGTATGGATGTTAGGCCTTCTAAAGGGATTGTGAAAGTAAAGGCTAAAAATAAAATTGAAATTCAAATTGATAATATCAGCGGTAAGATCTTGCAAGTTGAGTATCGACGTTCAGACCTAATTGAATCGTTACACGATGGTTCATTTTTTCATGAACATGCTAAATTATGGCTATTTTTACCTGCTGCCGTGATTTTACTGATACTGTGGATAACCGGGATATATATGTTCTTAATGCCGTATATATTGAGACGTAAAAATCGTAAGAAGTTGGAAGTAAGGGACGTGAATCTAAACTTGTCATCATCGATGAATTAA
- the tyrA gene encoding bifunctional chorismate mutase/prephenate dehydrogenase has product MELDPLGKLRDKIDDVDQQLVDLLAQRLALVAEVGEIKSEHGLPIYVPERETAMLGKRREEAEEKGVPGDLIEDVLRRVMRESYASEKDSGFKTVKPDLGRIVVIGGAGKLGMLFVRMFRLSGYQVDILEQGDWDNADTLFANAGLVVVSVPINLTETIIAKLGRLPPNCVLADLTSIKNKPLQSMLNAHEGPVVGLHPMFGPDVGNLAKQVIVCCDGRGKEQYQWLLEQMQIWGARIYDVDSKQHDEAMTLIQALRHFTTFVYGAHLAEENPDLQQLLDLSSPIYRLELAMVGRLFAQDPTLYADIILASENNVAMIRRYAERFMQAAEMLERNDKEGFIRSFEMVSDWFGDYSTQFLQESRNLLLQANDNRQFFG; this is encoded by the coding sequence GTGGAACTAGATCCGTTAGGTAAGTTAAGAGATAAAATAGATGATGTTGACCAGCAGTTGGTCGACTTATTAGCGCAACGATTAGCGTTAGTGGCTGAGGTCGGTGAAATAAAAAGTGAGCATGGCTTACCTATTTATGTACCTGAACGTGAAACCGCGATGTTGGGAAAACGACGTGAAGAAGCGGAAGAAAAAGGTGTGCCTGGAGATCTGATTGAAGATGTACTGCGTCGTGTTATGCGTGAGTCGTATGCATCTGAAAAAGACTCAGGTTTCAAAACCGTAAAACCAGATTTGGGTCGTATTGTGGTTATCGGTGGTGCGGGTAAGTTGGGTATGCTGTTTGTGCGTATGTTCCGCCTGTCTGGTTATCAGGTTGATATTCTTGAGCAAGGTGATTGGGATAATGCTGACACTTTATTTGCCAATGCAGGGCTTGTGGTTGTCTCGGTACCCATTAATCTAACTGAAACTATTATTGCGAAGTTAGGCCGTTTACCCCCAAATTGTGTATTGGCTGATCTCACCAGTATTAAGAATAAGCCGTTGCAATCGATGCTGAATGCGCACGAAGGCCCTGTTGTCGGTTTACATCCGATGTTTGGCCCTGATGTTGGTAATTTGGCGAAGCAAGTTATTGTGTGTTGTGATGGCCGTGGTAAAGAGCAATACCAGTGGCTGTTAGAGCAAATGCAGATCTGGGGTGCGCGTATTTATGATGTTGATTCTAAGCAACATGATGAAGCGATGACTTTGATCCAAGCCTTACGTCACTTTACAACGTTTGTATATGGCGCACATTTGGCAGAAGAAAATCCAGATTTACAGCAATTACTGGACCTGAGTTCGCCAATTTATCGTTTAGAATTAGCTATGGTGGGGCGTCTGTTTGCACAGGACCCAACGTTATATGCAGACATTATTTTAGCGTCAGAGAATAATGTGGCGATGATCCGCCGTTATGCAGAGCGTTTCATGCAAGCTGCCGAGATGTTAGAGCGTAACGATAAAGAGGGCTTCATCCGTTCGTTCGAAATGGTATCAGATTGGTTTGGTGATTATTCAACGCAATTCTTGCAAGAAAGCCGCAACCTATTGTTACAAGCAAATGATAATCGCCAGTTCTTTGGGTAG
- a CDS encoding 3-deoxy-7-phosphoheptulonate synthase: MEKDTLNNVHICSEQVLMTPSELKVKLPISNHALGYIQTARETIVNIIAGKDKRLLVVCGPCSIHDDKAALEYAHKLKALHDELGDQLYIVMRVYFEKPRTTVGWKGAINDPHMDGSFDVETGLINARKLLITLAEMEIPTATEALDPISPQYLAELFSWSAIGARTTESQTHREMASGLSMPVGFKNGTDGSLSTAINAMKSASHSHRFMGINQDGQVALLQTQGNPDGHVILRGGKQPNYDSVAVALAEQDMVKAGLRPSLMVDCSHANSNKNHELQPLVAKNVIHQIQEGNKSIIGVMIESHLKGGNQSSEQPIEDMVYGVSVTDACIDWDTTDTLLRETAIELSGCLAKRT, from the coding sequence ATGGAAAAAGACACTTTAAATAATGTGCATATTTGTTCTGAACAAGTATTGATGACACCTTCCGAGTTAAAAGTTAAATTACCTATTTCGAATCATGCCCTTGGCTATATACAAACGGCCCGTGAAACGATTGTTAATATTATCGCTGGTAAAGATAAACGTTTACTCGTGGTGTGTGGTCCTTGCTCAATTCATGATGATAAAGCCGCGTTAGAATATGCTCACAAATTAAAAGCTCTGCATGACGAATTAGGCGATCAGCTGTATATCGTGATGCGGGTGTACTTTGAAAAACCACGTACAACAGTTGGCTGGAAAGGCGCAATTAATGACCCACACATGGATGGTTCATTTGATGTTGAAACGGGTTTAATCAATGCGCGTAAATTATTAATTACGCTTGCTGAAATGGAGATCCCAACAGCAACAGAAGCACTTGATCCGATTAGTCCACAATACCTTGCTGAGCTATTTTCTTGGTCTGCGATTGGTGCACGTACTACTGAGTCACAAACTCACCGTGAAATGGCTTCAGGCCTTTCAATGCCTGTTGGTTTTAAAAATGGTACTGATGGCAGCTTATCAACCGCAATCAATGCGATGAAGTCGGCGTCACATTCACATCGTTTTATGGGTATTAATCAAGACGGTCAAGTTGCATTACTCCAAACTCAGGGGAATCCTGATGGTCACGTGATCTTACGTGGTGGTAAGCAACCAAATTATGACTCAGTTGCTGTTGCATTAGCAGAGCAAGACATGGTCAAAGCGGGTTTACGCCCAAGCTTGATGGTTGATTGCAGTCATGCTAACTCAAATAAAAACCACGAATTACAGCCATTAGTGGCTAAAAATGTGATTCACCAGATCCAAGAAGGCAATAAGTCGATTATCGGTGTCATGATTGAAAGTCACTTAAAGGGTGGTAACCAATCGTCAGAACAACCGATTGAAGATATGGTATACGGTGTCTCGGTGACGGATGCATGTATAGACTGGGATACGACAGATACATTATTACGTGAAACAGCAATTGAATTAAGTGGCTGTTTAGCTAAAAGAACATAG
- a CDS encoding glycine cleavage system protein R, whose amino-acid sequence MTQNLVITALGSNSPGIVHKLIGHVSNCGCNIVDSKLAIFGNEFTLMMLLSGEWNAMIQLESSLPLKSQELDLITMMKRTEHHEPISYAHTIEVEVTIPDSTGLIEQFTLFFTKNNLNLAGLRSEVLSSDKSSDVLKANFTLNTTHGCDLVQLEAELASLCLYLDADYQFIVESKTTTS is encoded by the coding sequence ATGACGCAAAATTTAGTTATCACCGCCCTTGGCAGCAACAGTCCCGGTATCGTACATAAACTGATTGGACACGTAAGTAATTGCGGCTGTAATATCGTTGATAGCAAATTGGCTATTTTTGGTAATGAATTTACCTTGATGATGCTTCTGTCTGGCGAATGGAATGCCATGATCCAACTTGAATCAAGCTTGCCATTAAAGAGCCAAGAACTCGATTTAATCACCATGATGAAACGCACCGAGCATCACGAACCGATTAGTTACGCTCATACTATTGAAGTAGAAGTGACAATCCCTGATTCAACAGGTCTTATCGAACAGTTCACCTTATTCTTTACCAAGAATAATCTTAATTTAGCGGGATTACGCTCAGAAGTATTAAGCAGTGATAAAAGTTCGGACGTGTTAAAAGCTAATTTCACTTTAAATACTACACATGGCTGCGATCTTGTGCAATTAGAAGCCGAACTTGCAAGTCTGTGCCTGTATTTAGATGCCGATTATCAATTCATTGTTGAAAGTAAAACAACAACATCTTAA
- the tal gene encoding transaldolase, translating to MSNQLEQLSKLTTIVADTGDVDAIKLYQPQDATTNPSLILKAAALPAYQPLVAQAIAYAKENATPETQVALACDKLAVLIGKEILTTIPGRISTEVDARLSYDTEASVKQALLLIELYKAVGIEKENILIKLASTWEGIRAAEQLEAMGINCNLTLLFSFAQAQACAEAGVFLISPFVGRIMDWHKAKTGETYEGANDPGVISVSTIYNYYKASGYNTVVMGASFRNTGEILALAGCDRLTIAPQLLEELQNSSEPVTQALFSEVEQVAPKAKLTEAAFRWDHSQDPMAVEKLAEGIRNFAIDQNKLEAMIADLF from the coding sequence ATGAGTAACCAGTTAGAACAGCTAAGTAAATTAACCACTATTGTTGCAGATACAGGCGATGTGGACGCAATTAAATTATACCAGCCTCAAGATGCGACGACAAATCCATCACTTATCTTAAAAGCAGCTGCATTACCGGCTTATCAACCATTAGTAGCACAAGCAATTGCTTACGCTAAAGAAAATGCAACGCCAGAAACACAAGTAGCGCTTGCATGTGACAAACTTGCTGTATTAATTGGTAAAGAGATCTTAACGACAATTCCAGGTCGTATCTCGACAGAAGTTGACGCGCGCCTTTCTTATGACACTGAAGCAAGTGTGAAACAAGCGTTATTACTGATCGAATTATATAAAGCAGTCGGTATTGAAAAAGAAAACATCCTGATCAAATTAGCGTCGACTTGGGAAGGTATCCGCGCAGCAGAACAACTTGAAGCAATGGGCATCAACTGTAACTTAACATTACTATTCTCTTTCGCACAAGCGCAAGCATGTGCTGAAGCAGGCGTATTCCTAATCTCTCCTTTCGTTGGCCGTATCATGGATTGGCACAAAGCGAAAACGGGCGAAACATATGAAGGCGCTAACGATCCAGGTGTTATCTCGGTAAGCACTATTTACAACTACTACAAAGCATCGGGTTATAACACGGTTGTTATGGGCGCAAGCTTCCGTAACACAGGTGAGATCCTAGCCCTTGCTGGTTGTGATCGTCTAACAATTGCACCACAGCTATTAGAAGAACTACAAAACTCTTCAGAGCCTGTAACACAAGCTCTATTCTCAGAAGTTGAACAAGTCGCACCAAAAGCGAAGCTAACTGAAGCAGCATTCCGTTGGGATCACAGCCAAGACCCAATGGCAGTTGAAAAACTAGCTGAAGGTATCCGTAACTTCGCTATTGACCAAAACAAACTAGAAGCGATGATTGCTGACTTATTCTAA
- the hpf gene encoding ribosome hibernation-promoting factor, HPF/YfiA family — translation MTFEITSKEIKVTAPMQEKLAMKYAKLERFNIPMINPHVTITKDKNNVKKIEASIHLPQGQLLAVSEGEDLYAAITILGQKLERQLNKYSEKHSAHKSGKEQCRAGVISGEELPVEKISDDELELAEY, via the coding sequence ATGACATTTGAAATAACCAGTAAAGAAATTAAAGTTACGGCTCCTATGCAAGAAAAACTTGCGATGAAATATGCGAAGTTAGAACGCTTCAATATTCCAATGATTAATCCGCACGTAACGATTACGAAAGACAAGAATAACGTTAAAAAAATTGAGGCTAGCATTCATCTTCCTCAAGGCCAATTACTCGCAGTTTCTGAAGGAGAAGATCTTTACGCTGCTATTACGATTTTAGGCCAAAAGCTAGAGCGTCAATTAAATAAATACAGCGAGAAACACTCCGCGCATAAAAGCGGTAAAGAGCAGTGTCGCGCAGGTGTAATTAGTGGTGAAGAACTCCCTGTTGAAAAAATTTCTGACGATGAATTAGAGCTCGCAGAATATTAA
- a CDS encoding DUF2897 family protein — translation MVWLIILVALGFIIGSIMALKYTANMKMKIPEEIEHQFNKSLHLDAGENAKALADDEDELQEYNNEYRNEYDKKPMPDNDKKDTDK, via the coding sequence ATGGTTTGGCTCATTATTCTAGTGGCCTTAGGTTTTATTATAGGGTCGATCATGGCGTTAAAATATACCGCAAACATGAAAATGAAGATACCAGAAGAAATTGAACACCAATTTAACAAAAGCTTACATCTTGATGCTGGTGAAAATGCCAAAGCATTGGCGGATGATGAAGACGAGCTGCAAGAATATAACAATGAATACCGTAACGAATACGATAAAAAACCAATGCCAGATAACGACAAGAAAGACACAGACAAATAA
- a CDS encoding SelT/SelW/SelH family protein, whose product MLRSTWLTQELLHTFGEEISKISLHPDTGGRFEIHCNQQLIWERKQDGGFPEAKVLKQRVRDIIAPERDLGHNDRTVI is encoded by the coding sequence ATGTTGCGCTCTACCTGGCTAACACAAGAACTCCTGCATACCTTTGGTGAAGAGATAAGTAAAATAAGCTTACACCCAGACACAGGCGGTCGCTTTGAGATCCATTGCAATCAGCAACTGATTTGGGAACGTAAACAAGACGGCGGTTTCCCCGAAGCCAAAGTATTAAAACAACGAGTTCGTGACATTATCGCCCCAGAACGCGACCTCGGCCACAATGACCGAACGGTAATATAG
- a CDS encoding chorismate mutase, translated as MADLNDIRTRITTLDNNLLKLLSERRELAIEVAKSKQSTSKPVRDQDREQQLLVRLINQGRELGLDSNYIMNIYHTVLEDSVLLQQAFLQEIKNPNAAVSVARVAFLGDKGSYSNLACKKYFARQDDRLVELGFPTFQQIITAVEKGQADYGMLPIENTSSGSINDVYDLLQHTTLSIVGELTQPIEHSLITTCDTDLSKIETIYAHPQPFAQCSLFLSAHPHIKIEFVDSSSAAMAKVKELNSENIAAIGSITGGELYGLQPIRTGLANQTENYSRFIVVARKPVDVAVQIPAKTTFTMSTGQQAGCLVEALLVLREQNVNMTKLESRPIQGNPWEEMFYIDVVANLQSEKMQNVIKQLTRITNQLKVLGCYPSEDVTATDVPEELL; from the coding sequence ATGGCAGACCTCAACGATATTAGAACTCGCATTACCACGCTTGATAATAATTTATTAAAACTATTATCCGAACGCAGAGAATTAGCCATTGAAGTGGCAAAAAGCAAGCAATCGACGAGCAAACCAGTACGCGATCAAGATCGTGAGCAACAACTACTAGTGCGTTTAATTAATCAAGGTCGTGAACTTGGTCTAGATAGCAATTACATCATGAACATTTACCATACAGTTCTTGAAGATTCAGTACTATTACAGCAAGCTTTTTTACAAGAAATTAAAAATCCAAATGCCGCGGTATCAGTCGCACGCGTTGCTTTTCTAGGTGACAAAGGCTCTTATTCAAACCTCGCGTGTAAAAAATACTTTGCGCGTCAAGATGACCGCTTAGTAGAATTAGGCTTCCCGACATTCCAACAAATCATCACAGCTGTAGAAAAAGGTCAAGCTGACTACGGCATGCTACCGATTGAAAATACCTCTTCAGGCAGCATTAATGATGTTTACGATCTATTGCAACACACAACGCTATCGATTGTTGGTGAACTAACACAGCCAATTGAACACAGTTTAATCACTACTTGTGATACTGATTTGTCAAAAATTGAAACCATCTATGCCCATCCACAACCGTTTGCGCAGTGTTCATTGTTTTTAAGTGCACACCCACACATTAAAATTGAATTTGTGGACAGCTCATCAGCAGCAATGGCAAAAGTAAAAGAGCTTAACAGCGAAAATATCGCTGCAATTGGCAGTATTACCGGTGGTGAGCTGTACGGTTTACAACCTATTCGCACCGGTTTAGCAAATCAAACTGAAAACTACAGCCGCTTTATTGTTGTGGCACGCAAGCCCGTTGATGTGGCGGTACAAATACCAGCAAAAACCACCTTCACAATGTCTACAGGCCAACAAGCGGGTTGCTTAGTAGAAGCCTTGTTAGTATTACGCGAACAAAACGTCAATATGACGAAATTAGAATCACGCCCTATCCAAGGTAACCCTTGGGAGGAAATGTTCTATATTGATGTCGTAGCTAATTTACAATCCGAAAAAATGCAAAATGTAATTAAACAACTTACCCGTATTACCAACCAACTAAAAGTATTAGGTTGTTATCCGAGTGAAGATGTTACCGCTACAGATGTACCTGAAGAACTACTATAA
- the bamC gene encoding outer membrane protein assembly factor BamC: MTMSSTGHRLTIAKRYSVIACAILVSACSGTDTRRQANQEFEYLNQTVKPELVIADGLDAPLYTQRFDVPELAEGTEDYPMGKAVDVRSPVQILALSPLVRVQEGSENVTVWFNSRSSQDDISAQVWTLLANFLADKKVAIAKLDDVNHTLETDWLINQETFDEFREVSEYELKQRYKFTLLTGVNKRTVGLQVDLIDHEERLDGTKVDNVLSKGDSRRFAVQMLNLLNIYYEIDRIEGKNKETEQQKASKLKIDFVDQKHPVITLNIPFDDAWKLLPMVLNKVGMTVEDEDKLAATMLISFDEQTDDYWIDNKITRVTLAEDDYRIQVGEINGHTSIAFFGDDKQPLSAEVMSQLFISLKDAADVLRAEKAAE, from the coding sequence ATGACTATGTCATCAACAGGTCACCGCTTGACTATCGCGAAGCGTTATAGCGTTATCGCGTGTGCTATTTTAGTCAGTGCTTGTTCAGGAACAGATACAAGACGTCAAGCAAATCAAGAATTTGAATATTTAAATCAAACAGTCAAACCAGAGTTGGTGATTGCAGACGGACTTGATGCGCCTTTGTATACACAGCGTTTTGATGTGCCTGAATTAGCCGAAGGGACTGAAGATTACCCTATGGGTAAGGCTGTTGATGTACGTTCTCCGGTACAAATATTGGCGTTATCACCATTAGTACGTGTTCAAGAAGGCAGTGAAAATGTCACGGTTTGGTTTAATAGCCGTAGTTCACAAGATGATATTTCTGCGCAGGTCTGGACATTGTTAGCGAATTTCTTAGCCGATAAAAAAGTCGCTATTGCTAAACTCGATGACGTGAATCATACACTAGAAACTGATTGGTTAATTAACCAAGAAACGTTTGATGAATTTAGAGAAGTATCTGAATACGAATTAAAGCAACGTTATAAGTTCACGCTATTAACGGGGGTAAATAAACGTACTGTGGGTCTGCAAGTGGACTTGATTGACCATGAAGAACGTTTAGATGGTACTAAGGTTGATAACGTATTAAGTAAAGGCGATAGCCGTCGTTTTGCTGTTCAAATGTTAAACCTACTTAATATCTATTACGAAATTGATCGTATTGAGGGTAAAAACAAAGAAACTGAACAGCAAAAAGCATCGAAACTTAAAATTGATTTTGTTGATCAGAAACACCCTGTTATTACATTGAATATTCCGTTTGATGATGCTTGGAAATTATTACCAATGGTATTAAACAAAGTAGGAATGACGGTTGAAGATGAAGATAAACTTGCAGCCACGATGTTAATAAGCTTTGACGAACAAACTGATGATTATTGGATTGACAATAAGATCACACGCGTGACATTAGCGGAAGATGATTACCGCATTCAAGTCGGTGAAATTAATGGGCATACTTCAATTGCTTTCTTTGGTGACGATAAGCAACCTTTGTCAGCTGAAGTGATGAGCCAATTATTTATTAGTTTGAAAGATGCGGCAGATGTATTACGTGCCGAGAAAGCGGCTGAATAA
- a CDS encoding TIGR01621 family pseudouridine synthase, whose protein sequence is MYSILFQNNDFLVINKAAGIGFHDEDGVDGICSIVRKDIGRLVFPVHRLDKVTSGLLLLAKSSEAAAKLAKLFELHEIQKYYLGVIDSKPKKKQGLVKGDMERSRRSMWRLTKTLTSPAVTQFFTQSIGDGKRLVVLKPHTGKTHQLRVALNSLGSPICGDPLYQSADAWKYDRAYLHAYCLQFTLDGEDFSFVADEFSGKEFDTAACKEALVAYAQPETLAWPKV, encoded by the coding sequence ATGTATAGCATTTTATTTCAGAATAACGATTTCTTGGTTATCAACAAAGCAGCGGGCATTGGTTTTCATGATGAAGACGGCGTTGATGGTATTTGTTCTATTGTCAGAAAGGATATTGGCAGATTAGTTTTTCCAGTACACCGTCTAGACAAAGTGACATCAGGATTGTTGTTACTGGCTAAATCATCAGAAGCGGCTGCTAAATTAGCGAAGTTATTTGAATTGCACGAAATCCAAAAGTATTACTTGGGTGTTATCGATAGCAAACCAAAGAAAAAACAAGGTTTAGTGAAAGGCGATATGGAACGTTCACGTCGCAGCATGTGGCGCTTAACTAAAACGCTAACTAGCCCTGCTGTTACGCAGTTCTTTACGCAAAGCATCGGTGATGGCAAGCGTTTAGTGGTATTAAAACCACACACAGGTAAGACGCACCAGTTACGCGTTGCATTAAACAGCCTAGGTAGCCCTATTTGCGGTGATCCGCTGTATCAAAGTGCTGATGCTTGGAAATACGATCGTGCTTACTTACACGCTTATTGCTTACAGTTTACCCTTGATGGTGAAGACTTTAGTTTTGTTGCTGACGAATTCAGTGGTAAAGAGTTTGATACTGCTGCATGTAAAGAAGCATTAGTTGCTTATGCACAGCCTGAGACTTTAGCTTGGCCAAAAGTATAA
- the dapA gene encoding 4-hydroxy-tetrahydrodipicolinate synthase has product MLTGNIVALITPMLDNGDVDLCSLQGLVEYHIQSNTSALVVLGTTGESCTFTQDEHLSVVKEVLDMAQGRIAIIAGSGSNSTRNAITLSQELHKLGVTAGLCVTPYYNKPTQEGLYQHYKAITEACDLPQILYNVPSRTGCDISDEIVIRLAELNAIIGIKDATGDLMRLTQLKPCLPDDFLLYSGDDATGCEFMLQGGNGVISVTSNVAADAMSRMCGFALAGLREEATEINNKLMRLHQDLFVEANPIPVKWACKQLSLTTTANLRLPLIELDQQYHAQVSAALALAVDA; this is encoded by the coding sequence ATGTTAACAGGTAATATCGTCGCACTTATTACTCCTATGCTCGACAACGGAGACGTCGATCTTTGCTCTTTACAAGGTTTAGTTGAATATCATATCCAGAGCAATACTTCAGCGCTTGTAGTGTTAGGTACCACTGGCGAGTCGTGCACATTTACCCAAGATGAGCACCTTTCCGTGGTTAAAGAAGTTCTGGACATGGCGCAAGGTCGTATCGCTATTATTGCTGGTTCAGGGTCAAACAGTACCCGAAACGCCATTACATTAAGTCAAGAATTACACAAACTAGGCGTAACTGCCGGACTTTGTGTCACGCCTTATTATAATAAGCCAACCCAAGAAGGCTTATACCAGCATTACAAAGCGATAACAGAAGCCTGTGATTTACCTCAGATTTTGTATAATGTACCGAGTCGTACAGGTTGTGACATTAGTGATGAGATCGTGATTAGATTAGCGGAACTTAATGCTATTATAGGTATCAAAGATGCTACCGGTGATTTAATGCGTTTGACTCAGCTTAAGCCTTGCCTACCGGATGATTTTTTACTATATAGTGGGGATGATGCAACGGGCTGTGAGTTTATGTTGCAAGGTGGTAACGGGGTTATTTCTGTTACCAGTAATGTGGCTGCGGATGCCATGAGCCGTATGTGCGGGTTTGCATTAGCGGGACTGCGCGAAGAAGCGACTGAAATTAACAATAAATTAATGCGTTTACACCAAGATTTATTTGTCGAAGCTAACCCAATCCCGGTAAAATGGGCGTGCAAACAGTTATCTTTGACGACAACGGCTAATTTACGGTTACCATTAATTGAATTAGATCAGCAATATCATGCTCAAGTGAGTGCGGCACTCGCGCTTGCAGTGGACGCATAA
- a CDS encoding M15 family metallopeptidase, whose translation MTTSIVHPPLTELELTGQVQSHVIELPSQPKLIHQQVLAAFQQLQVRAKHAGFNLDVVSSFRSFEQQLHIWNNKFSGLRPILDHDSQPLNPAILSEEEKVFAILRWSMLPGASRHHWGTEIDVCDYSALPQGYQLQLVPQEYDEGGYLASFSAWLDDNIADCGFYRPYQQDLGGVSREPWHLSYLPIAVDAQKEYTLALVIDTIRNADIHGKTAVLTNIERIYTQYISNVSAPN comes from the coding sequence ATGACAACATCAATAGTCCACCCCCCATTGACTGAACTTGAATTAACAGGACAAGTGCAAAGTCATGTGATTGAACTACCGTCACAGCCTAAGCTTATCCACCAGCAAGTATTAGCGGCATTTCAACAGTTACAAGTGCGGGCAAAACACGCAGGATTCAATCTCGATGTAGTATCGAGTTTTCGCTCTTTTGAACAACAACTGCATATTTGGAATAATAAATTTAGTGGCCTAAGACCCATTCTGGATCATGACAGTCAGCCATTAAATCCAGCTATACTTAGTGAAGAAGAAAAAGTATTCGCTATATTACGTTGGTCGATGCTACCCGGCGCAAGCCGCCATCATTGGGGGACTGAAATAGATGTCTGTGACTACAGCGCGTTACCTCAGGGTTATCAATTACAACTGGTTCCACAAGAATATGACGAAGGGGGCTATTTAGCATCTTTTTCTGCTTGGCTAGATGACAATATTGCCGACTGTGGTTTCTATCGCCCCTATCAACAAGATCTCGGCGGCGTATCACGCGAGCCTTGGCATTTAAGTTACTTACCCATCGCAGTAGATGCACAAAAAGAATACACATTAGCGCTAGTCATCGACACTATCCGCAATGCGGACATTCATGGTAAAACAGCTGTTTTAACGAATATAGAACGTATTTATACCCAGTACATAAGTAACGTTTCAGCACCCAATTGA